One genomic segment of Amycolatopsis sp. Hca4 includes these proteins:
- a CDS encoding NADP-dependent oxidoreductase, which yields MKAVAFTEFGGPEVLRVLELPEPHAGPGEVRVRVKAAGVQPFDAAVRAGWEPPHLELGWPRVPGNEFAGVVDEGELPAGTEVLGFTAVQAAAECIVVPVTDVTPKPPEMPWEVAGGFTAGAQTASIALELLNPRHGETLLVHGAAGAVGTAAVQLAQLRGARVVGTASQANQDYLRELGATPVVYGDGLKSRIEAAAPQGIDAVLDGAGGEALDVSLELVKARDRILTLVDHDRAAELGVLVSKSGRSAARLAELAALYAKGDLRFTVRRAYPYTEAAAAHREIETGHGRGKIVLTFP from the coding sequence GTGAAAGCCGTTGCGTTCACCGAATTCGGCGGGCCCGAAGTGCTCCGCGTCCTCGAGCTGCCCGAACCCCACGCCGGCCCGGGGGAGGTCCGGGTGCGGGTCAAGGCCGCCGGGGTGCAGCCGTTCGATGCCGCCGTGCGGGCCGGGTGGGAACCGCCGCACCTGGAGCTCGGCTGGCCGCGGGTGCCCGGGAACGAGTTCGCCGGCGTCGTCGACGAAGGCGAACTCCCCGCCGGGACCGAAGTTCTCGGCTTCACCGCCGTGCAGGCCGCCGCCGAGTGCATCGTCGTCCCCGTCACCGATGTCACGCCGAAGCCGCCGGAAATGCCGTGGGAGGTGGCCGGCGGGTTCACCGCCGGCGCGCAGACCGCGTCCATCGCACTGGAACTGCTGAACCCGCGCCACGGCGAGACGCTGCTCGTCCACGGCGCCGCCGGGGCGGTCGGCACCGCGGCCGTCCAGCTCGCACAGCTCCGCGGCGCCCGCGTGGTCGGCACCGCCAGCCAGGCCAACCAGGACTACCTGCGCGAGCTGGGCGCCACCCCCGTCGTCTACGGCGACGGCCTCAAGAGCCGCATCGAAGCCGCCGCGCCGCAGGGGATCGACGCCGTGCTCGACGGGGCCGGTGGGGAGGCACTCGACGTCTCACTCGAACTGGTGAAGGCACGGGACCGGATCCTCACCCTCGTCGACCACGACCGGGCCGCGGAACTCGGCGTCCTCGTCTCGAAGTCCGGACGCTCGGCCGCGCGGCTCGCCGAACTGGCCGCGCTCTACGCCAAGGGTGACTTGCGGTTCACCGTGCGCCGGGCTTACCCGTACACCGAGGCCGCGGCCGCACATCGGGAAATCGAAACCGGACACGGCCGGGGAAAAATAGTTCTCACGTTTCCTTGA
- a CDS encoding S8 family serine peptidase, with amino-acid sequence MVRFSRVAAHAVPLTVGALLLTTGVSAAQPSTVDAAAARTEAGINALQSIKKSLSPAERKQSSQLVVEKRLRADRSLAAKLPEYRSGVGVSNAGTVSVDIAAQGNAVANAVKAAGGTVRYAAPDGAVRADLPLSALDAIAGRADVTEVKPAAQATTWSEQGNRDFRKAGQAAAAQAAAATQVSEGDKAHGADTARTTYGVSGSGVKVCVLSDGVDSLAKSQSAGELPAVDVLSGQKGSGDEGTAMLEIIHDLAPNATLGFATAFTSEASFAANIRALRTTGKCQIIVDDVSYFDESPFQDTQVAQAVNDVTAAGVLYFSSAGNSGNATDGTSGYYEGDFRASSSKISGVTGTPHDFDPSSTTQNFDALSAGSLGRPVTLFWSDPWGKSANDYDLFILNSSGSVVASSENAQSGSQNPYEIASVPSSGSGYKVAVVKYSGADRFIALNVIRGRFVASGSLKAFSTNGVTNGHSAAANAFSVAAAPAAGAFGRPLETGDPANPAGPYPGLYTASSKWERFSSDGKRRLFYNADGTAITPGNVSSTGGTVRNKPDITAADGVATSVTGFQPFFGTSAAAPHAAAIAALLLSGKPTATPAQIRSALVSSAIDLGTPGFDTVTGNGVIMAGPALAALGVAAK; translated from the coding sequence ATGGTGAGATTCAGCCGGGTCGCCGCGCACGCGGTTCCGCTGACGGTCGGCGCACTGCTGCTGACGACGGGGGTCTCGGCGGCGCAGCCGTCCACCGTGGACGCCGCGGCCGCGCGCACCGAAGCGGGCATCAACGCGCTGCAGAGCATCAAGAAGAGCCTCAGCCCCGCCGAGCGCAAGCAATCGAGCCAGCTGGTCGTCGAGAAGCGGTTGCGGGCCGACCGGTCGCTGGCCGCGAAGCTGCCCGAATACCGCTCCGGCGTCGGCGTCAGCAACGCCGGCACCGTCTCCGTCGACATCGCCGCGCAGGGCAACGCCGTCGCGAACGCCGTCAAGGCGGCGGGCGGCACCGTCCGCTACGCCGCGCCGGACGGTGCCGTCCGCGCCGACCTGCCGCTGTCCGCCCTGGACGCGATCGCCGGCCGGGCCGACGTCACCGAGGTCAAGCCCGCCGCGCAGGCCACCACCTGGAGCGAGCAGGGCAACCGCGACTTCCGCAAGGCCGGCCAAGCCGCCGCCGCGCAGGCCGCCGCCGCGACGCAGGTTTCCGAAGGCGACAAGGCGCACGGCGCCGACACCGCCCGGACCACCTACGGCGTCAGCGGTTCCGGCGTGAAGGTCTGCGTGCTCTCCGACGGCGTCGACTCCCTGGCGAAGTCGCAGTCGGCAGGCGAACTGCCCGCGGTGGACGTGCTGTCCGGCCAGAAGGGCAGCGGCGACGAGGGCACCGCGATGCTCGAGATCATCCACGACCTCGCGCCGAACGCCACCCTCGGCTTCGCCACCGCGTTCACCAGCGAAGCCAGCTTCGCCGCGAACATCCGCGCGCTGCGCACCACCGGCAAGTGCCAGATCATCGTCGACGACGTCTCCTACTTCGACGAATCGCCGTTCCAGGACACGCAGGTCGCGCAGGCGGTCAACGACGTGACCGCGGCCGGCGTGCTCTACTTCTCCTCGGCCGGCAACTCGGGTAACGCGACCGACGGCACCAGCGGCTACTACGAGGGCGACTTCCGGGCCTCGTCGTCGAAGATCAGCGGCGTCACCGGTACCCCGCACGACTTCGACCCGAGCAGCACCACGCAGAACTTCGACGCGCTTTCGGCGGGCTCGCTCGGCCGTCCGGTGACGCTGTTCTGGTCCGACCCGTGGGGCAAGTCCGCCAACGACTACGACCTGTTCATCCTGAACTCCTCGGGCAGTGTCGTGGCCTCCAGCGAGAACGCGCAGTCCGGTTCGCAGAACCCGTACGAGATCGCGTCCGTGCCGTCCAGCGGCTCCGGCTACAAGGTCGCGGTCGTCAAGTACTCCGGCGCCGACCGGTTCATCGCGCTGAACGTGATCCGCGGCCGCTTCGTGGCTTCGGGTTCGCTGAAGGCGTTCAGCACCAACGGTGTCACGAACGGCCACTCGGCCGCGGCCAACGCGTTCAGCGTGGCGGCGGCGCCGGCGGCGGGTGCGTTCGGCCGCCCGCTGGAGACCGGTGACCCGGCGAACCCGGCCGGCCCGTACCCCGGCCTGTACACGGCGTCGAGCAAGTGGGAGCGCTTCTCCTCCGACGGCAAGCGCCGCCTGTTCTACAACGCCGACGGCACGGCGATCACCCCCGGCAACGTCTCCTCGACCGGCGGCACGGTCCGCAACAAGCCGGACATCACCGCGGCCGACGGCGTGGCGACCTCGGTGACCGGCTTCCAGCCGTTCTTCGGGACGTCGGCGGCGGCCCCGCACGCGGCGGCCATCGCGGCGCTGCTGCTGTCGGGCAAGCCGACGGCGACCCCGGCCCAGATCCGCTCGGCCCTGGTGTCGAGCGCGATCGACCTGGGCACGCCCGGCTTCGACACGGTGACCGGCAACGGCGTGATCATGGCCGGCCCGGCGCTCGCCGCGCTGGGCGTGGCGGCGAAGTAA
- a CDS encoding SDR family oxidoreductase — MVKTAVVTGAGSGIGRAVARALLEDGYHVALAGRRSEALAETAAGFEHALAVPTDVSDEGAVEALFAAVRERWGRLDLLFNNAGIAAGGTVAELSVEDWKRTVDVNLTGMFLCARQAVRLMKDQEPRGGRIVNNGSISAHAPRPASVAYTATKHAVTGLTRSISLDGRAWDVACGQIDIGNAATEMTERMAAGIPQADGRVVAEPTFDARHVADAVRYMAGLPLDANVQFLTITATTMPFIGRG, encoded by the coding sequence ATGGTGAAGACCGCGGTGGTGACCGGAGCCGGTTCGGGCATCGGGCGGGCGGTGGCCCGCGCCCTCCTCGAAGACGGCTACCACGTTGCCCTGGCCGGACGGCGGTCCGAGGCGCTCGCCGAAACCGCCGCGGGCTTCGAGCACGCGCTCGCCGTGCCCACCGACGTCTCCGACGAGGGAGCCGTCGAGGCGCTCTTCGCGGCCGTGCGGGAGCGGTGGGGGCGGCTCGACCTGCTGTTCAACAACGCCGGGATCGCCGCGGGCGGGACCGTCGCCGAGCTGTCCGTCGAGGACTGGAAGCGGACCGTCGACGTCAACCTCACCGGGATGTTCCTCTGCGCGCGGCAGGCTGTGCGGCTGATGAAGGACCAGGAACCCCGCGGCGGCCGGATCGTCAACAACGGCTCGATCTCGGCGCACGCCCCGCGGCCCGCAAGCGTTGCCTACACCGCGACCAAGCACGCCGTCACCGGGCTGACCCGGTCGATCTCGCTGGACGGGCGGGCCTGGGACGTCGCCTGCGGGCAGATCGACATCGGCAACGCCGCCACCGAGATGACCGAGCGGATGGCCGCGGGCATCCCGCAGGCCGACGGCCGGGTCGTCGCCGAGCCGACCTTCGACGCCCGGCACGTGGCCGACGCCGTGCGGTACATGGCCGGGCTGCCGCTGGATGCCAACGTCCAGTTCCTCACCATCACCGCGACGACCATGCCGTTCATCGGCCGGGGGTAG
- a CDS encoding AraC family transcriptional regulator — MLLYEGNDVEALDEAVTQEFSPHGLRVGRGERGPGRFRRLHRRGLALYELRWGVPVEVAAGELPDFYNVHLPLAGAGSVRVAGREVTSPCSIAGPGTTLGMSLAAGSDTLILFLPQAAVDAAVTTQTGEPPAAALRFDPGFADADPAVAAWLATARAFAAFTASPLAARSPLAAAHFEQVLVHGLVDLQPHDHRTALPAHAHPALPRAVRRAMAYCEEHAGEPISVADMAAAARVSPRTLQDRFRAGFGTTPGAYLRRVRLDRVHQDLLRIAGGSASGTVAEVATRWGFTHLSRFAAYYREVYGQPPSRTAGHPFSADLSAENG, encoded by the coding sequence ATGCTGCTCTACGAGGGGAACGACGTCGAGGCGCTGGACGAGGCGGTGACTCAGGAGTTCTCGCCCCACGGCCTGCGCGTCGGCCGGGGCGAGCGGGGGCCCGGCCGTTTCCGCCGGCTGCACCGGCGGGGGCTGGCGCTCTACGAGCTGCGCTGGGGCGTCCCGGTCGAGGTGGCGGCCGGTGAACTGCCCGACTTCTACAACGTCCACCTCCCGCTCGCCGGCGCGGGCTCGGTCCGGGTGGCCGGGCGCGAGGTCACCTCGCCCTGCTCGATCGCCGGGCCCGGGACGACACTGGGCATGTCACTGGCCGCCGGCTCGGACACCCTCATCCTGTTCCTGCCGCAGGCGGCGGTGGACGCCGCCGTCACCACGCAGACCGGTGAACCGCCCGCCGCCGCGCTGCGGTTCGACCCCGGCTTCGCGGACGCCGACCCGGCCGTCGCCGCCTGGCTGGCGACCGCGCGGGCCTTCGCGGCGTTCACCGCGTCACCGCTGGCGGCCCGGTCGCCGCTGGCCGCCGCGCACTTCGAGCAGGTCCTCGTGCACGGCCTGGTCGACCTCCAGCCGCACGACCACCGCACCGCCCTGCCCGCCCACGCCCACCCGGCGCTGCCGCGGGCGGTGCGGCGGGCCATGGCGTACTGCGAGGAACACGCGGGCGAGCCGATCTCGGTCGCCGACATGGCCGCGGCCGCGCGGGTCAGCCCCCGTACCCTCCAGGACCGCTTCCGCGCCGGCTTCGGGACCACCCCGGGCGCCTACCTCAGGCGGGTCCGGCTGGACCGGGTGCACCAGGACCTGCTGCGGATCGCCGGCGGGTCCGCGTCCGGAACGGTCGCCGAAGTCGCGACGCGCTGGGGCTTCACGCACCTGAGCCGGTTCGCCGCGTACTACCGCGAGGTCTACGGGCAGCCGCCGTCCCGCACCGCGGGCCATCCGTTTTCCGCGGACCTCTCGGCGGAAAACGGATAG
- a CDS encoding SDR family oxidoreductase: MERKTALVAGANGIIGRTLTEHLRASGWDVTGLSRRGGPGTIAVDLLDPAGTRAKLAPLTGTTHLFYAAYQDKPTWAELVPPNLAMLTNLVEAAEATAPGLEHVSLMQGYKVYGAHLGPFKTPARETDAGHMPPEFNVDQQQFLERRAGTWTWSAIRPSVVGGTALGNPMNLALVIAVYASISKELGLPLRFPGKPGAYDSLLEMTDAGLLASGTVWATGHQGAFNIANGDLFRWRELWPKLAAYFELDVAPPLRMSLAEVMADKGPLWTAMSSKYGLSASYADVSASWAFGDFVFGWDYDMFADTSKSRRAGFHEYVETEQMFSRLFDEFRKAGVIP, from the coding sequence ATGGAACGCAAGACCGCCCTGGTCGCCGGGGCCAACGGGATCATCGGCCGCACGCTCACCGAGCACCTGCGCGCGAGCGGCTGGGACGTCACCGGCCTCTCCCGCCGCGGCGGCCCCGGCACGATCGCCGTCGACCTCCTCGACCCGGCCGGCACCCGCGCGAAGCTGGCCCCGCTGACCGGCACCACCCACCTGTTCTACGCCGCCTACCAGGACAAACCGACGTGGGCGGAGCTCGTCCCGCCGAACCTGGCGATGCTGACGAACCTCGTGGAAGCCGCCGAAGCGACCGCACCCGGACTGGAGCACGTCAGCCTGATGCAGGGTTACAAGGTGTACGGCGCGCACCTCGGCCCGTTCAAGACCCCGGCGCGCGAGACCGACGCCGGGCACATGCCCCCGGAGTTCAACGTCGACCAGCAGCAGTTCCTCGAACGGCGGGCGGGCACCTGGACGTGGTCGGCGATCCGGCCGTCGGTCGTCGGCGGTACGGCGCTGGGCAACCCGATGAACCTCGCGCTGGTGATCGCGGTGTACGCGTCGATTTCGAAGGAACTCGGGCTGCCGCTGCGCTTCCCCGGGAAACCGGGCGCGTACGACAGCCTGCTGGAAATGACCGACGCGGGTCTCCTGGCCTCGGGGACGGTCTGGGCGACCGGGCACCAGGGCGCGTTCAACATCGCGAACGGCGACCTGTTCCGCTGGCGCGAACTGTGGCCGAAACTGGCGGCGTACTTCGAGCTCGACGTCGCCCCGCCGCTGCGGATGTCACTGGCGGAGGTGATGGCGGACAAGGGTCCACTGTGGACGGCAATGTCTTCGAAGTACGGTCTTTCGGCGTCCTACGCGGACGTTTCGGCTTCGTGGGCCTTCGGCGACTTCGTGTTCGGCTGGGACTACGACATGTTCGCGGACACGTCGAAGTCGCGCCGGGCGGGCTTCCACGAATACGTCGAAACGGAGCAGATGTTCTCCCGGCTGTTCGACGAGTTCCGGAAGGCCGGGGTGATCCCCTAG
- a CDS encoding LysR family transcriptional regulator, producing MTSLRQLEYLVTVVDTGSFTRAAEQLHVTQPALSHQMRALERSLGGPLLERLPRAVRLTPMGRAMLPHARAALADAERARRAARLASGTAAGELQVATVYSVSLGVLPPALRVWRRDRPEVDVRLIEFRHAGELREAMAAGEADVALGPRPGDWAGPVRELGVEEFVVVLPADGAGEDDGTGEVDLATLDGCAWVHYATGNGLAELVDAACAAAGFRPRAAVRTEQTAAAPILAAAGLGPALVPANVLPPRFDGRVLRPSVPIHRTLTAYTRAAPDPLTTAFIETLVEHATV from the coding sequence ATGACAAGCCTGCGACAGCTGGAGTACCTGGTCACGGTGGTCGACACCGGCTCGTTCACCCGCGCCGCCGAGCAGCTGCACGTGACGCAGCCGGCGTTGTCGCACCAGATGCGGGCGCTCGAACGCAGCCTCGGCGGGCCGCTGCTGGAGCGGCTGCCGCGGGCGGTCCGGCTCACCCCGATGGGCCGGGCGATGCTGCCGCACGCGCGGGCGGCGCTGGCCGACGCCGAACGAGCGCGCCGCGCCGCCCGGCTCGCGTCCGGGACGGCGGCGGGCGAGCTGCAGGTCGCCACGGTGTACTCGGTCAGCCTCGGCGTGCTGCCGCCGGCGCTGCGGGTGTGGCGGCGCGACCGGCCCGAGGTCGACGTCCGGCTGATCGAATTCCGCCACGCCGGCGAGCTGCGCGAAGCGATGGCGGCGGGGGAGGCCGACGTCGCGCTCGGCCCGCGCCCCGGCGACTGGGCGGGTCCGGTGCGCGAGCTGGGCGTGGAGGAGTTCGTCGTGGTGCTGCCCGCCGACGGCGCCGGCGAGGACGACGGCACGGGCGAAGTCGACCTGGCCACCCTCGACGGCTGCGCGTGGGTGCACTACGCCACGGGCAACGGCCTGGCCGAGCTGGTGGACGCGGCCTGCGCGGCGGCGGGCTTCCGCCCCCGCGCGGCGGTCCGCACCGAGCAGACGGCGGCCGCCCCGATCCTCGCGGCGGCGGGCCTGGGCCCGGCGCTGGTCCCGGCGAACGTCCTGCCGCCCCGCTTCGACGGCCGGGTGCTGCGGCCGAGCGTGCCGATCCACCGCACCCTGACGGCGTACACGCGCGCGGCCCCGGACCCGCTGACCACGGCGTTCATCGAGACGCTGGTGGAGCACGCGACGGTCTGA
- a CDS encoding VOC family protein, with protein sequence MIDHILYATPDLESGVDELNRRFGIRLSPGGRHLELGTRNYLADLGDRTYFEVLGPDPDLPVPAHGRPLGIDDLTEPRLSTWAARVDDLDQAVRAATANGCRFDPVVAMSRDRGDGVHLAWRAAAPSEGQGFGRVIPFLVQWETEAYAAELSAKGVHLVSLVVSHPDAAMVRGHLASLGLADCVTVRQAAEPSLQATLQTPAGEVTLG encoded by the coding sequence ATGATCGACCACATCCTGTACGCCACGCCGGATCTCGAGTCCGGTGTGGACGAGCTGAACCGGCGGTTCGGGATCCGGCTTTCGCCCGGTGGCCGTCACCTCGAGCTCGGTACCCGGAACTACCTCGCCGATCTCGGTGACCGCACCTACTTCGAGGTGCTGGGCCCGGACCCGGACCTGCCGGTGCCGGCGCACGGACGGCCGCTCGGGATCGACGACCTGACCGAGCCGCGGCTGTCCACGTGGGCGGCCCGGGTGGACGATCTGGACCAGGCCGTGCGAGCCGCCACGGCGAACGGGTGCCGGTTCGACCCGGTCGTGGCCATGTCCCGGGACCGGGGCGATGGTGTCCACCTCGCCTGGCGGGCAGCCGCCCCCTCGGAAGGACAGGGGTTCGGCCGGGTCATCCCGTTCCTCGTCCAGTGGGAGACCGAGGCGTACGCGGCCGAGCTGTCCGCCAAGGGCGTGCACCTGGTGTCCTTGGTCGTGTCGCACCCCGACGCCGCGATGGTGCGGGGGCACCTGGCCTCGCTCGGCCTGGCGGACTGCGTCACCGTGCGGCAGGCGGCGGAACCTTCTCTGCAGGCAACGCTGCAGACCCCGGCCGGAGAAGTCACCTTGGGGTGA
- a CDS encoding MFS transporter: MTAAADPQKPGVWATFRDAPAAAKTIMFGVIVNRLSGFLVIFLVLYVSALGYSTAQAVFALGAYGAGGVVGTLVGGALSDRFGPRLTIAGSMGLSGLLIAFMLVPNQYPLLLVASVLVGVTSQVFRPASSTLLSDLTPADNQVMIFAIWRFGLNVGSTVAPMLGFALYYLDGKHYTVVFLTEAIVAVAYAVLAWVMLPPRDVVRTIAAPVESDPAAGSGRGGYLAVLRNRRYVVFLLVAAVHTIVYQQYLSTLPLTVNEVKLDVFWYTLAVSLNGLVVIALELPATKVVQRMPMRISIAIGLALIGIGVGVYGLPLVPAVIIGGTLLWTIGEIISGPSLFAYPAVVGAGPLKSRYIGSFQFAFGLGNTVAPLVGGWLFLSLGTALLWPLLGAVEVLVAVAILGLVRVPKKAPPATELNEVPAETA, translated from the coding sequence ATGACGGCGGCTGCCGATCCGCAGAAACCGGGCGTGTGGGCGACATTCCGCGACGCCCCCGCGGCGGCGAAGACGATCATGTTCGGCGTCATCGTGAATCGTCTCAGCGGCTTTCTCGTGATCTTCCTGGTCCTCTACGTGTCAGCGCTCGGCTATTCGACCGCCCAGGCCGTGTTCGCCCTCGGCGCCTACGGAGCCGGCGGGGTGGTGGGCACGCTCGTCGGCGGGGCGCTCTCCGACCGGTTCGGGCCGCGTCTCACGATCGCGGGGAGCATGGGCCTCAGCGGCCTGCTGATCGCGTTCATGCTGGTGCCGAACCAGTATCCGCTGCTGTTGGTGGCCAGCGTGCTCGTCGGCGTCACCTCGCAGGTTTTCCGGCCCGCCTCCTCCACCCTGCTGTCGGACCTCACCCCCGCCGACAACCAGGTGATGATCTTCGCGATCTGGCGGTTCGGCCTCAACGTCGGCTCGACCGTGGCCCCGATGCTCGGGTTCGCCCTCTACTACCTGGACGGCAAGCACTACACGGTGGTCTTCCTCACCGAGGCGATCGTCGCGGTCGCGTACGCGGTGCTGGCCTGGGTGATGCTGCCACCCCGGGACGTGGTGCGGACGATTGCCGCGCCGGTCGAATCCGACCCCGCCGCCGGCTCCGGCCGCGGCGGTTACCTCGCGGTGCTCCGGAACCGCCGCTATGTCGTCTTCCTGCTGGTGGCCGCCGTGCACACCATCGTTTACCAGCAATACCTTTCGACGTTGCCCCTGACCGTGAACGAGGTCAAGCTGGACGTCTTCTGGTACACGCTCGCCGTTTCACTGAACGGTTTGGTGGTGATCGCCCTCGAACTGCCGGCGACGAAGGTGGTGCAGCGGATGCCGATGCGGATTTCGATCGCGATCGGCCTCGCCCTCATCGGAATCGGCGTCGGCGTGTACGGGCTGCCCTTGGTACCGGCGGTGATCATCGGCGGGACACTGCTGTGGACGATCGGCGAGATCATCAGCGGCCCGTCGCTGTTCGCCTACCCCGCGGTCGTCGGGGCCGGCCCGCTGAAGAGCCGGTACATCGGCAGTTTCCAGTTCGCTTTCGGGCTCGGCAACACGGTCGCCCCGCTGGTCGGCGGCTGGCTGTTCCTCTCACTCGGAACCGCCCTGCTGTGGCCGCTCCTCGGCGCCGTCGAGGTGCTCGTCGCGGTGGCGATCCTCGGCCTGGTCCGGGTGCCGAAGAAGGCGCCGCCGGCCACCGAGCTGAACGAAGTACCGGCCGAGACGGCATGA
- a CDS encoding FAD-binding oxidoreductase: MSTAEDGRALRRAFEAGFGGTIVDRWHPAYDDARRVWNGLVDRRPALIARCADVADVIEAVCVAAEHRPPVSIRGGGHQVAGSAVCDDGLVIDLSAMTAVHVDPARRVVRVQGGVTVGELDAGTQVFGLAVPGGDVTGTGVAGLALGGGIGMLTRAHGLTCDHLRSMEIVTADGRVRTAGPDEYPDLLWAARGGGRGLGVVTGMEFDLVPLGPTVSYAEVYYSSEQGDAVLRAWRDAVAALPDTVSPMAILRGMPPYPQVPEELRDTPVVGVGAVHAGPPEEAQAVLAPLRQLATPLLDVSGTVGYEQSPSPTAGIRAFMKSHFLDELTDDAIRTLLDRQACCPGPGAELVIRTMGGAVRDIPADRSAFPHRAAQFNVNVNAMWRDTGLDETILGWCRTSWTALGPHANGGVYLNFSGLAEDADSVRAAVYGPSAARLDAIRSEFDPEGLFAWAARQP, translated from the coding sequence ATGTCGACAGCTGAGGACGGCCGCGCACTCCGCCGGGCGTTCGAGGCCGGGTTCGGCGGGACGATCGTCGACCGGTGGCATCCCGCCTACGACGACGCGCGTCGCGTGTGGAACGGGCTGGTGGACCGGCGTCCGGCGCTGATCGCCCGGTGCGCCGACGTGGCGGACGTGATCGAAGCGGTGTGCGTGGCCGCGGAGCACCGGCCGCCGGTGAGCATCCGGGGCGGCGGCCACCAGGTCGCCGGCAGCGCGGTGTGCGACGACGGGCTCGTGATCGACCTGTCGGCGATGACCGCGGTGCACGTCGACCCGGCACGCCGGGTCGTGCGGGTGCAGGGCGGGGTGACCGTCGGCGAGCTGGACGCCGGGACACAGGTCTTCGGGCTGGCGGTGCCCGGCGGGGACGTCACGGGCACCGGCGTGGCGGGCCTCGCCCTGGGCGGCGGGATCGGCATGCTGACCCGGGCACACGGCCTGACGTGCGATCACCTGCGGTCGATGGAGATCGTGACGGCGGACGGCCGGGTCCGGACGGCGGGCCCGGACGAGTACCCGGACCTCCTCTGGGCGGCGCGCGGCGGCGGGCGGGGTCTCGGCGTCGTCACCGGCATGGAGTTCGACCTCGTCCCCCTGGGGCCGACCGTCTCCTACGCCGAGGTGTACTACTCGTCGGAGCAAGGGGATGCGGTGCTGCGGGCCTGGCGCGACGCGGTCGCGGCCCTGCCGGACACGGTCTCGCCGATGGCGATCCTGCGCGGTATGCCGCCGTACCCCCAGGTGCCCGAAGAGTTGCGGGACACCCCCGTCGTCGGCGTCGGCGCGGTTCACGCCGGTCCGCCGGAGGAGGCGCAGGCGGTGCTCGCACCCCTGCGTCAGCTGGCCACCCCGCTGCTCGACGTGAGCGGGACCGTGGGCTACGAGCAGTCGCCCAGCCCGACCGCCGGGATCCGGGCCTTCATGAAGTCCCATTTCCTGGACGAGCTCACCGACGACGCGATCCGGACCCTGCTCGACCGGCAGGCGTGCTGCCCCGGCCCCGGCGCCGAGCTGGTGATCCGCACGATGGGCGGCGCCGTCCGGGACATCCCCGCGGACCGCAGCGCGTTCCCGCACCGCGCGGCGCAGTTCAACGTCAACGTCAACGCGATGTGGCGCGACACCGGGCTCGACGAGACGATCCTCGGCTGGTGCCGGACGAGCTGGACGGCGCTGGGACCGCACGCCAACGGAGGTGTCTACCTGAACTTCTCGGGCTTGGCCGAAGACGCCGATTCCGTGCGCGCCGCCGTTTACGGACCGAGCGCGGCCCGGCTGGACGCGATCCGCAGTGAATTCGACCCGGAGGGACTTTTCGCGTGGGCCGCCCGTCAGCCGTGA
- a CDS encoding O-methyltransferase, whose amino-acid sequence MNELVKVPKLVEVAEKRAMEEDFHMSSARDTGQLLRALAASKPGGLLLEIGTGVGVGAGWLLDGMDPTARLITLEVHPEAAEISTEMLAGDSRVEVVHADAIEWLRTYDGPLFDMIFVDASVPKYEERALTLSRIAPGGLFVCDDVIWSASWDPAVRPSKDRVDKFRLEIFDEPDFHVLLMDWGPGVCVATRIAADVDS is encoded by the coding sequence GTGAACGAACTGGTCAAGGTCCCGAAGCTCGTCGAGGTCGCCGAGAAGCGGGCCATGGAAGAGGACTTCCACATGTCCAGCGCCCGCGACACGGGGCAGCTGCTGCGCGCGCTCGCCGCGAGCAAGCCGGGCGGGCTGCTGCTGGAGATCGGCACGGGCGTCGGCGTCGGCGCGGGCTGGCTGCTCGACGGCATGGACCCCACCGCGCGGCTGATCACCCTGGAGGTGCATCCCGAAGCAGCGGAGATCAGCACGGAGATGCTGGCCGGCGACTCCCGCGTCGAGGTGGTGCACGCCGACGCGATCGAGTGGCTGCGGACGTACGACGGCCCGCTCTTCGACATGATCTTCGTCGACGCCAGCGTGCCGAAGTACGAGGAGCGGGCGCTGACCCTGTCCCGTATCGCCCCCGGTGGCCTGTTCGTCTGCGACGACGTCATCTGGTCGGCGAGCTGGGATCCGGCCGTCCGGCCGAGCAAGGACCGGGTCGACAAGTTCCGGCTGGAGATCTTCGACGAGCCGGACTTCCACGTGCTGCTGATGGACTGGGGGCCCGGCGTCTGCGTCGCGACCCGGATCGCGGCCGATGTCGACAGCTGA